In the Rhinatrema bivittatum chromosome 6, aRhiBiv1.1, whole genome shotgun sequence genome, one interval contains:
- the BOLA2B gene encoding bolA-like protein 2 isoform X1 — MANGLSVEALREKLRRELEAEHVEVKDTSANHCATSFKVLVVSPRFEGKPLLQRHRLVNSCLAEELKEIHAFEQKTLTPEQWLKENQK, encoded by the exons ATGGCGAACGGGCTGTCTGTTGAGGCCCTGCGGGAGAAGCTGCGCCGGGAGTTGGAGGCTGAGCACGTG GAAGTGAAAGACACTTCTGCGAATCACTGTGCCACCAGCTTCAAGGTCCTGGTCGTATCCCCCCGATTTGAGGGCAAGCCCCTGCTGCAGAGGCACAG GCTGGTGAACTCCTGTCTGGCAGAGGAGCTGAAAGAAATCCATGCCTTTGAGCAGAAAACCCTTACCCCAGAACAGTGGCTGAAAGAGAATCAGAAGTGA
- the BOLA2B gene encoding bolA-like protein 2 isoform X2: protein MCMRSKNEVKDTSANHCATSFKVLVVSPRFEGKPLLQRHRLVNSCLAEELKEIHAFEQKTLTPEQWLKENQK, encoded by the exons ATGTGCATGCGTTCAAAAAAC GAAGTGAAAGACACTTCTGCGAATCACTGTGCCACCAGCTTCAAGGTCCTGGTCGTATCCCCCCGATTTGAGGGCAAGCCCCTGCTGCAGAGGCACAG GCTGGTGAACTCCTGTCTGGCAGAGGAGCTGAAAGAAATCCATGCCTTTGAGCAGAAAACCCTTACCCCAGAACAGTGGCTGAAAGAGAATCAGAAGTGA
- the LOC115094221 gene encoding structure-specific endonuclease subunit slx1-like isoform X1 yields MVVEVENFFGVYLLFCTNPKFRGRIYIGFTVNPERRITQHNAGKHKGGAWRTSGRGPWDMVLIIHGFPSDIAALRFEWAWQHPHASRRLTHVSRKSRQESSFDFHLRVMASMLCVAPWNRLPLTIRWLKQEYRRDFPSHLEPPLHMPLSFGQVRAKAPSRAKDGKKRAEGGGAAGDPGELPPSQRDLCRQRCPVCHTHFQSEDDALHCFHPGCTMTAHLFCLAELFLSEEPQHFIPVEGKCPGCRNTMLWGDLIRYRKGCYGDLEEICTPTQVHWTDELQK; encoded by the exons ATGGTGGTGGAAGTGGAGAACTTCTTTGGAGTTTACTTGCTCTTCTGTACCAACCCCAAGTTCAGAGGTCGCATATACATTGGCTTCACTGTGAATCCAGAGCGGCGTATCACCCAGCACAATGCTGGCAAGCACAAGGGTGGGGCCTGGCGTACTAGCGGACGTGGGCCCTG GGACATGGTGCTGATCATTCATGGCTTCCCTTCTGATATTGCAGCACTGAGG TTTGAGTGGGCCTGGCAGCATCCCCATGCCTCTCGCCGTTTGACCCATGTTTCTCGCAAGTCCCGGCAGGAGTCGAGCTTTGACTTCCATCTGCGGGTGATGGCCAGCATGCTCTGTGTGGCCCCCTGGAACCGCCTGCCGCTTACCATCCGCTGGCTGAAGCAGGAATACCGCCGGGACTTTCCTTCGCACCTGGAGCCTCCTCTGCACATGCCCCTCTCTTTTGGCCAGGTACGGGCAAAGGCGCCCTCCAGAGCAAAGGACGGAAAGAAGAgggcagagggaggaggagcGGCCGGGGACCCAGGGGAGCTGCCACCCTCCCAGCGGGACCTCTGCAGGCAGCGTTGCCCGGTGTGCCACACACACTTCCAG AGTGAGGATGACGCCCTGCACTGCTTCCACCCTGGCTGCACAATGACCGCTCACCTGTTTTGCCTGGCAGAGTTGTTTCTGAGTGAGGAGCCGCAGCATTTTATCCCGGTGGAGGGGAAGTGCCCAGG ATGCAGAAACACCATGCTGTGGGGAGACTTGATTCGCTACAGGAAGGGTTGCTATGGTGACTTAGAGGAAATCTGCACGCCCACCCAG GTTCATTGGACCGATGAACTTCAGAAATAA
- the LOC115094221 gene encoding structure-specific endonuclease subunit slx1-like isoform X2 has product MVVEVENFFGVYLLFCTNPKFRGRIYIGFTVNPERRITQHNAGKHKGGAWRTSGRGPWDMVLIIHGFPSDIAALRFEWAWQHPHASRRLTHVSRKSRQESSFDFHLRVMASMLCVAPWNRLPLTIRWLKQEYRRDFPSHLEPPLHMPLSFGQSEDDALHCFHPGCTMTAHLFCLAELFLSEEPQHFIPVEGKCPGCRNTMLWGDLIRYRKGCYGDLEEICTPTQVHWTDELQK; this is encoded by the exons ATGGTGGTGGAAGTGGAGAACTTCTTTGGAGTTTACTTGCTCTTCTGTACCAACCCCAAGTTCAGAGGTCGCATATACATTGGCTTCACTGTGAATCCAGAGCGGCGTATCACCCAGCACAATGCTGGCAAGCACAAGGGTGGGGCCTGGCGTACTAGCGGACGTGGGCCCTG GGACATGGTGCTGATCATTCATGGCTTCCCTTCTGATATTGCAGCACTGAGG TTTGAGTGGGCCTGGCAGCATCCCCATGCCTCTCGCCGTTTGACCCATGTTTCTCGCAAGTCCCGGCAGGAGTCGAGCTTTGACTTCCATCTGCGGGTGATGGCCAGCATGCTCTGTGTGGCCCCCTGGAACCGCCTGCCGCTTACCATCCGCTGGCTGAAGCAGGAATACCGCCGGGACTTTCCTTCGCACCTGGAGCCTCCTCTGCACATGCCCCTCTCTTTTGGCCAG AGTGAGGATGACGCCCTGCACTGCTTCCACCCTGGCTGCACAATGACCGCTCACCTGTTTTGCCTGGCAGAGTTGTTTCTGAGTGAGGAGCCGCAGCATTTTATCCCGGTGGAGGGGAAGTGCCCAGG ATGCAGAAACACCATGCTGTGGGGAGACTTGATTCGCTACAGGAAGGGTTGCTATGGTGACTTAGAGGAAATCTGCACGCCCACCCAG GTTCATTGGACCGATGAACTTCAGAAATAA